The Triticum dicoccoides isolate Atlit2015 ecotype Zavitan chromosome 6A, WEW_v2.0, whole genome shotgun sequence genome has a window encoding:
- the LOC119319238 gene encoding putative nitric oxide synthase, protein MASACPRPLFLSFPKSPSPPLAVPAKHHPSATAPSSVSLSLSTRARAAPSSAPSPSPPPSPSTPADGVGPAAPTRGDVYLGRQLAAAAAARAPARAPEEDAERRRRRKEKRRALAKKTPSGVACCYGCGAPLHTGEAGSPGHVEPATYDLKKRHNQLKTVLCGRCKLLSHGHMVTAVGGHGGYPGGKQFVSAEELREKLSYLRHEKALIVKLVDIVDFNGSFLARIRDFAGANPIVLVITKVDLLPRDTDLNCIGDWVVESVVRKKLNVLSVHLTSSKSLVGITGVISEIQQEKKARDVYILGSANVGKSAFISAMLKTMAYKEPVAAAAQKYKPIQSAVPGTTLGPIQIEAFLGGGKLYDTPGVHLHHRQAAVIHADDLPSLAPQSRLKGRCFPANDTDVGLSGNTLFWGGLVRIDVVKALPRTRLTFYGPKKLSINMVPTTEADEFYKREVGVTLTPPTGQERAEGWCGLQGVRELQIKYEELDRPASDIAISGLGWIAVEPLGVPSSDPDSSIEEENGGSGELHLRVHVPKPVEVFVRAPLPVGKAALQWYRYQELTEVEEELRPKWHY, encoded by the exons ATGGCGTCGGCGTGCCCGCGCCCGCTCTTCCTCTCCTTCCCCAAGTCCCCGTCACCGCCGCTCGCCGTCCCCGCCAAGCACCACCCGTCCGCCACCGCCCCCTCCTccgtctccctctccctctccacccgcgcgcgcgccgccccttccagCGCTCCGTCcccttcgccgccgccgtcgccgtccactCCCGCGGACGGGGTCGGCCCCGCCGCGCCGACGCGGGGCGACGTGTACCTGGGGCGGCAGCtcgcggccgcggccgcggcaCGCGCCCCCGCGCGCGCGCCGGAGGAAGACGCCGAGAGGCGCCGCCGCCGCAAGGAGAAGCGGAGGGCCCTCGCCAAGAAGACGCCCTCCGGCGTCGCCTGCTGCTACGGCTGCGGCGCCCCGCTGCACACCGGCGAGGCGGGGTCCCCCGGCCACGTCGAGCCCGCCACCTACGACCTG AAGAAGAGGCACAACCAGCTGAAAACCGTGCTATGCGGGAGGTGCAAGCTGCTGTCGCACGGGCACATGGTGACCGCCGTCGGCGGCCACGGCGGTTACCCGGGGGGCAAGCAGTTTGTTTCGGCGGAAGAGCTAAGGGAGAAGCTATCGTACCTCCGCCACGAGAAAGCATTGATAGTGAAACTG GTTGACATAGTCGACTTCAACGGAAGTTTCCTGGCACGCATACGCGATTTCGCCGGCGCTAATCCCATCGTGCTTGTGATAACAAAG GTTGATCTCCTTCCTAGAGACACAGATTTGAATTGCATCGGCGATTGGGTCGTGGAGTCTGTTGTTAGGAAGAAACTCAA TGTCCTTAGCGTCCATTTGACAAGCTCAAAGTCATTGGTCGGCATCACTGGTGTTATATCAGAGATTCAGCAGGAAAAGAAG GCCCGAGATGTATATATACTG GGTTCAGCAAATGTTGGGAAATCTGCGTTTATTAGTGCTATGCTAA AAACAATGGCATATAAAGAACCAGTGGCAGCTGCAGCTCAAAAATACAAGCCAATACAATCTGCTGTTCCTGGAACAACCTTAGGTCCTATTCAGATCGAAGCATTTTTAGGAGGAGGG AAATTATACGACACACCTGGAGTCCATCTTCACCATAGACAGGCAGCAGTTATCCACGCTGATGATCTGCCTTCTCTTGCACCACAAAGTCGCCTAAAGGGGCGATGTTTTCCT GCTAATGATACAGATGTTGGATTGAGCGGGAATACGTTGTTCTGGGGGGGACTTGTCCGTATAGATGTTGTTAAG GCTCTTCCACGCACACGGCTAACATTCTATGGACCAAAGAAGCTAAGTATTAATATGGTCCCCACCACAGAAGCAGATGAATTTTACAAG AGAGAAGTGGGAGTTACATTGACTCCCCCAACCGGTCAGGAGAGAGCTGAAGGATGGTGTGGGCTTCAGGGCGTTCGTGAATTGCAGATAAAATATGAAGAGCTTGATAG GCCTGCTAGTGACATTGCGATATCTGGACTCGGGTGGATCGCGGTTGAACCACTTGGTGTGCCATCTAGCGACCCTGATAGTAGCATCGAGGAAGAAAATGGTGGCAGTGGCGAGTTGCATTTAAGAGTACATGTACCCAAACCAGTCGAGGTCTTCGTCCGCGCCCCACTGCCAGTCGGTAAAGCGGC